In the genome of Bradyrhizobium sp. CIAT3101, one region contains:
- a CDS encoding N-acyl homoserine lactonase family protein, giving the protein MALEIKILDYGDIELESSFLVLGRDCGRTRRVLTLGFLILGGKYPVVVDTGYRSNQIMETLGMRGLQYHEHMIENQLARHGVRMGDVRFVCHTHLHIDHAGKDDLFPMNTTVVVNRKELEYSVSGLMHPQYPAPDIKHLIDRLHTKSALRFLDLEITGPVELMPGVYCDAANAHTEGSMNIIVETADGIATICGDVIYDFNDQIVTPFNEIHDAEPRTTGNHGTSKRAEKASIKKLLSNSRYLLPVHDRPAKIEGGNVVGRLHDQVPGPVVQSLPARNWFPA; this is encoded by the coding sequence ATGGCGCTGGAGATCAAGATCCTGGACTACGGCGATATCGAGCTGGAATCGAGCTTCCTGGTGCTCGGTCGCGACTGCGGTCGCACCCGCCGCGTCCTCACGCTGGGCTTTCTGATCCTCGGCGGCAAATATCCGGTCGTGGTCGACACCGGCTATCGCTCCAACCAGATCATGGAGACGCTGGGCATGCGCGGCTTGCAGTACCACGAGCACATGATCGAGAACCAGCTTGCCCGCCACGGCGTGCGTATGGGCGACGTGCGCTTCGTCTGTCACACGCATCTGCACATCGACCACGCCGGAAAGGACGATCTGTTCCCGATGAACACGACGGTCGTCGTCAACCGCAAGGAGCTCGAATACTCCGTCTCCGGCCTGATGCATCCGCAATACCCCGCGCCCGACATCAAGCATCTGATCGACCGCCTGCACACCAAGAGCGCGCTGCGTTTCCTCGACCTGGAGATCACCGGCCCCGTCGAGCTCATGCCCGGCGTCTATTGCGACGCGGCCAACGCCCACACCGAGGGCTCGATGAATATCATCGTCGAGACCGCCGACGGCATCGCCACCATCTGTGGCGACGTGATCTACGATTTCAACGACCAGATCGTCACGCCTTTCAACGAGATCCACGACGCGGAGCCACGCACCACCGGCAATCACGGCACCAGCAAGCGCGCCGAGAAAGCGTCGATCAAAAAGCTCCTCAGCAACTCGCGCTATCTGCTGCCGGTGCATGACCGCCCCGCCAAGATCGAAGGCGGCAACGTCGTCGGCCGGCTCCACGATCAGGTCCCGGGCCCCGTCGTGCAGTCCCTGCCCGCGCGCAACTGGTTCCCCGCCTGA
- a CDS encoding isochorismatase family protein: protein MTHVTLRSEFETLIDPYAPVAQVGTGFDFTEGPIWHPVDHYLLFSDMPGDVRRRWDARRGVTEIKRPSNKCNGMTYDAELNLIVCEHATSSLIRERPDGRREVLASHFGGQELNSPNDVCVHSSGAIYFSDPWYGRMPVYGVERPRQLGFQGVYRVVPGSEPTLVVDRNLFDQPNGLCFSPDEKLLYVNDTVQALIRVFDVNADGTLSNARVFASGIRSELEPGLPDGMKCDQHGNVWVTAPGGVWVYSPRGELLGKVRVPELVANLAWGGPDFRTLYLTSTHSVYAIPTKAGPRHEPYMSGRRSGGGAASAGPAAAAPILVDGELRLDPNRCAMIIQDLQNDVIMDGGAFAESGAPGHAKQQHVVENVRRLAETARARGVTIIHVWFVVEPGAPGVTLNAPLFEGLVDSKAMVRGSWGAAPVSGLEPRPGDFVVEKMRMSAWEGTRLETILKATGRDMIINTGAWTNMSVEHTARTGADKGYFMIVPEDCCSTMNADWHSASINFAMQNVAVVTRADAVIRALG from the coding sequence ATGACCCACGTCACCTTGCGCTCCGAATTCGAAACGCTGATCGATCCCTACGCACCCGTTGCGCAGGTCGGAACAGGCTTTGATTTCACGGAAGGGCCGATCTGGCATCCGGTCGATCATTACCTCCTGTTCTCGGACATGCCGGGCGACGTGCGCCGGCGCTGGGATGCACGGCGCGGCGTCACCGAGATCAAGCGTCCGTCGAACAAATGCAACGGCATGACCTACGACGCCGAGCTCAATCTGATCGTCTGCGAGCACGCGACCTCATCGTTGATCCGCGAACGCCCGGACGGACGGCGCGAGGTGCTCGCCTCGCACTTTGGGGGACAGGAGCTCAACAGCCCCAACGATGTCTGCGTGCACTCATCAGGCGCGATCTATTTCTCGGATCCCTGGTATGGCCGCATGCCGGTCTATGGCGTCGAGCGGCCGCGCCAGCTCGGCTTCCAGGGCGTCTATCGCGTCGTGCCCGGCAGCGAGCCGACGCTCGTGGTCGACCGCAATCTGTTCGACCAGCCGAACGGACTGTGCTTCTCGCCCGACGAGAAACTGCTCTACGTCAACGACACCGTGCAGGCGCTGATCCGCGTGTTCGACGTCAATGCCGATGGCACGCTGTCGAACGCGCGGGTGTTCGCAAGCGGCATCCGCTCCGAATTGGAGCCCGGCCTGCCCGACGGCATGAAGTGCGACCAGCACGGCAATGTCTGGGTCACCGCGCCCGGCGGCGTCTGGGTCTATTCGCCGCGCGGCGAGCTGCTCGGAAAGGTTCGCGTGCCCGAGCTCGTCGCCAACCTCGCCTGGGGCGGACCGGATTTCCGCACGCTCTATTTGACCTCGACGCATTCGGTCTACGCCATCCCGACCAAGGCCGGACCGCGCCACGAACCCTATATGAGCGGCAGGCGCAGCGGTGGCGGCGCCGCGAGCGCCGGCCCTGCAGCTGCGGCGCCGATCCTGGTCGACGGCGAGTTACGCCTCGATCCGAACCGCTGCGCCATGATCATCCAGGACCTCCAGAACGACGTCATCATGGATGGCGGCGCGTTCGCCGAATCCGGCGCGCCCGGTCATGCCAAGCAGCAGCACGTCGTCGAGAACGTCCGTCGCCTGGCGGAAACGGCGCGCGCGCGCGGCGTCACCATCATCCATGTCTGGTTCGTGGTCGAGCCCGGCGCGCCGGGCGTGACGCTGAACGCACCACTGTTCGAGGGTCTCGTCGACAGCAAGGCGATGGTGCGTGGCAGTTGGGGGGCAGCGCCCGTGTCTGGTCTGGAGCCGCGGCCCGGCGATTTCGTGGTCGAGAAGATGCGGATGAGCGCCTGGGAAGGCACGCGGCTGGAGACGATCCTCAAAGCCACCGGCCGCGATATGATCATCAACACCGGCGCATGGACCAACATGTCGGTCGAGCACACCGCACGCACCGGGGCCGACAAGGGCTATTTCATGATCGTGCCGGAAGACTGCTGCTCGACCATGAATGCCGACTGGCACTCGGCCTCGATCAACTTTGCCATGCAGAACGTCGCCGTCGTCACCCGCGCGGACGCCGTCATCAGAGCGCTGGGATGA